The Glycine max cultivar Williams 82 chromosome 12, Glycine_max_v4.0, whole genome shotgun sequence genome window below encodes:
- the LOC100793756 gene encoding dolichol kinase EVAN isoform X1, with protein MRDLILFPRKTRFWWRPSMTTSFLNGERAVVVFFICRILYSLTFSLLSHGLALSLLALASFSLDISFDSSNSPSLFRTRPGASSGILLGAVTLPSLLLSKLVQLSREFSLAQLHLEEIQYLTLQYWATSASACSVVLFLAFARRRRAPSSPSHWGVRFSLCSIFFQALVSVAALATTSQIGLHPALKLMWALCHGLASVKLIQHFLRTFPSCASIGETFLVTSGIVLYFGDMLLLTIKKLHGLLMSSELVTAEYEISRSEISIIIQGLVLGLLLYPIALKYILQIWEWFISTASAEARRYCEIGRSLMFVASLGIVLILIVPSWMQFVHEFRMHPFFWVLSFVFSEPSKRLTLCIYWVCIICVSVLRFYNISKNSKIERILLRKYYHLMAVSMFLPALIFQPKFLDLAFGAALAIFLTLEIIRVWRIWPLGHPINQFMNAFTDHRDSDLLIVSHFSLLLGCALPIWMSTGYNDRPLAPFAGILSLGIGDTMASMVGHKYGVLRWSKTGKKTVEGTAAGITSVLAACSLLLPLLASTGYILTQHWFSLLLAVTVSGLLEAYTTQLDNAFIPLFFYSLLCL; from the exons ATGCGTGATCTGATCCTCTTCCCGCGTAAAACCCGATTCTGGTGGCGTCCTTCCATGACGACGTCGTTTCTGAACGGCGAGAGAGCGGTGGTGGTTTTCTTCATCTGCAGAATCCTCTACTCcctcactttctctctcctctcccATGGCCTCGCTCTCTCTCTCCTCGCCCTCGCCTCCTTCTCCCTCGATATCTCCTTCGATTCTTCCAATTCCCCTTCTCTTTTCCGCACCAG GCCAGGTGCTTCTTCTGGAATTCTGCTCGGCGCTGTCACTCtcccttctcttcttctctccaAATTGGTCCAACTGTCGCGGGAATTCTCACTCGCTCAACTTCATCTTGAAG AGATTCAATATCTGACATTGCAATACTGGGCCACATCTGCCAGCGCCTGCAGCGTCGTTTTGTTCCTCGCCTTCGCTCGACGACGCCGTGCCCCTTCATCCCCTTCTCATTGGGGTGTGAGGTTTAGCTTATGCTCCATTTTCTTTCAAGCTCTAGTTTCTGTTGCTGCCCTTGCTACCACATCTCAAATTG GGTTGCACCCAGCACTGAAGCTAATGTGGGCCCTTTGTCATGGATTGGCATCTGTGAAACTAATTCAGCATTTCCTCAGAACTTTTCCCTCATGTGCTTCCATTG GCGAAACATTTTTGGTGACTTCCGGTATTGTTCTCTATTTTGGTGACATGTTGTTGCTTACTATTAAAAAG CTACATGGACTATTGATGTCATCAGAGTTAGTTACTGCAGAATATGAAATAAGTAGAAGTGAGATCAGCATTATAATTCAG GGGCTTGTGCTTGGTCTTCTGCTATATCCAATAGCTTTGAAATACATTCTCCAAATATGGGAGTGGTTTATAAGTACAGCTTCTGCTGAAGCAAGAAGATACTGTGAGATTGGGAGATCTCTTATGTTTGTTGCTTCCCTTGGAATTGTCCTGATTTTGATTGTACCATCATGGATGCAGTTCGTGCATGAGTTTCGAATGCATCCTTTTTTCTG GGTGCTTTCCTTTGTTTTCTCGGAGCCATCCAAAAGACTGACTTTATGTATCTATTGGGTGTGTATAATTTGTGTTTCTGTTTTGCGATTCTATAACATCTCGAAGAACAGTAAGATTGAGAGAATTCTTTTGCGGAAATACTACCATCTGATGGCTGTCTCGATGTTTTTGCCTGCCCTTATCTTCCAG CCAAAATTTCTTGATCTAGCTTTTGGTGCGGCTTTGGCAATTTTCCTGACATTAGAAATTATTCGA GTATGGAGAATCTGGCCTTTGGGACACCCAATAAATCAATTTATGAATGCATTCACCGACCACCGTGACTCTGATCTTCTCATTGTCAG CCATTTCTCACTCTTACTGGGATGTGCGCTTCCTATTTGGATGTCTACTGGGTACAATGATCGACCTCTTGCTCCTTTTGCGGGAATATTGAGTCTAGGAATTGGAGACACAAtg GCATCAATGGTTGGACACAAGTATGGTGTTCTGAGGTGGAGTAAAACAGGCA AGAAAACTGTTGAAGGTACTGCAGCTGGTATAACTTCTGTATTGGCTGCTTGTTCTTTACTCCTTCCACTCTTAGCATCGACTGGATACATTCTCACTCAG CATTGGTTCTCTCTTCTTCTAGCTGTGACTGTAAGTGGTTTGTTGGAGGCTTACACAACACAACTTGACAATGCATTTATACCACTTTTTTTCTATAGTCTTCTCTGTTTGTAG
- the LOC100793756 gene encoding dolichol kinase EVAN isoform X2 encodes MRDLILFPRKTRFWWRPSMTTSFLNGERAVVVFFICRILYSLTFSLLSHGLALSLLALASFSLDISFDSSNSPSLFRTRPGASSGILLGAVTLPSLLLSKLVQLSREFSLAQLHLEEIQYLTLQYWATSASACSVVLFLAFARRRRAPSSPSHWGVRFSLCSIFFQALVSVAALATTSQIGLHPALKLMWALCHGLASVKLIQHFLRTFPSCASIGETFLVTSGIVLYFGDMLLLTIKKLHGLLMSSELVTAEYEISRSEISIIIQGLVLGLLLYPIALKYILQIWEWFISTASAEARRYCEIGRSLMFVASLGIVLILIVPSWMQFVHEFRMHPFFWVLSFVFSEPSKRLTLCIYWVCIICVSVLRFYNISKNSKIERILLRKYYHLMAVSMFLPALIFQPKFLDLAFGAALAIFLTLEIIRVWRIWPLGHPINQFMNAFTDHRDSDLLIVSHFSLLLGCALPIWMSTGYNDRPLAPFAGILSLGIGDTMVGQHYKTFKTQCDQPYSMRVFMQCNHLCQFHPSSILIKGINGWTQVWCSEVE; translated from the exons ATGCGTGATCTGATCCTCTTCCCGCGTAAAACCCGATTCTGGTGGCGTCCTTCCATGACGACGTCGTTTCTGAACGGCGAGAGAGCGGTGGTGGTTTTCTTCATCTGCAGAATCCTCTACTCcctcactttctctctcctctcccATGGCCTCGCTCTCTCTCTCCTCGCCCTCGCCTCCTTCTCCCTCGATATCTCCTTCGATTCTTCCAATTCCCCTTCTCTTTTCCGCACCAG GCCAGGTGCTTCTTCTGGAATTCTGCTCGGCGCTGTCACTCtcccttctcttcttctctccaAATTGGTCCAACTGTCGCGGGAATTCTCACTCGCTCAACTTCATCTTGAAG AGATTCAATATCTGACATTGCAATACTGGGCCACATCTGCCAGCGCCTGCAGCGTCGTTTTGTTCCTCGCCTTCGCTCGACGACGCCGTGCCCCTTCATCCCCTTCTCATTGGGGTGTGAGGTTTAGCTTATGCTCCATTTTCTTTCAAGCTCTAGTTTCTGTTGCTGCCCTTGCTACCACATCTCAAATTG GGTTGCACCCAGCACTGAAGCTAATGTGGGCCCTTTGTCATGGATTGGCATCTGTGAAACTAATTCAGCATTTCCTCAGAACTTTTCCCTCATGTGCTTCCATTG GCGAAACATTTTTGGTGACTTCCGGTATTGTTCTCTATTTTGGTGACATGTTGTTGCTTACTATTAAAAAG CTACATGGACTATTGATGTCATCAGAGTTAGTTACTGCAGAATATGAAATAAGTAGAAGTGAGATCAGCATTATAATTCAG GGGCTTGTGCTTGGTCTTCTGCTATATCCAATAGCTTTGAAATACATTCTCCAAATATGGGAGTGGTTTATAAGTACAGCTTCTGCTGAAGCAAGAAGATACTGTGAGATTGGGAGATCTCTTATGTTTGTTGCTTCCCTTGGAATTGTCCTGATTTTGATTGTACCATCATGGATGCAGTTCGTGCATGAGTTTCGAATGCATCCTTTTTTCTG GGTGCTTTCCTTTGTTTTCTCGGAGCCATCCAAAAGACTGACTTTATGTATCTATTGGGTGTGTATAATTTGTGTTTCTGTTTTGCGATTCTATAACATCTCGAAGAACAGTAAGATTGAGAGAATTCTTTTGCGGAAATACTACCATCTGATGGCTGTCTCGATGTTTTTGCCTGCCCTTATCTTCCAG CCAAAATTTCTTGATCTAGCTTTTGGTGCGGCTTTGGCAATTTTCCTGACATTAGAAATTATTCGA GTATGGAGAATCTGGCCTTTGGGACACCCAATAAATCAATTTATGAATGCATTCACCGACCACCGTGACTCTGATCTTCTCATTGTCAG CCATTTCTCACTCTTACTGGGATGTGCGCTTCCTATTTGGATGTCTACTGGGTACAATGATCGACCTCTTGCTCCTTTTGCGGGAATATTGAGTCTAGGAATTGGAGACACAAtg GTTGGACAGCATTACAAAACCTTCAAAACCCAATGTGATCAACCATATAGCATGAGAGTGTTCATGCAATGCAATCATCTTTGTCAATTCCATCCTAGCAGCATCTTGATTAAAG GCATCAATGGTTGGACACAAGTATGGTGTTCTGAGGTGGAGTAA
- the LOC100794278 gene encoding auxin-responsive protein SAUR50: protein MANFSSVRNSSKKKSVVGGIVKFKFVVEKLQKRLILLGRNKEGCDSSNSSYVPEDVKEGHFAVIAEGGGEEQKRFVLPLSCLTNPTFLKLLEQAEEEYGFDHEGAVTIPCRPCELERILLAHQWHQEGTCRKSLVF, encoded by the coding sequence ATGGCCAACTTCAGTAGTGTCAGAAACAGCAGCAAAAAGAAGAGCGTAGTAGGTGGCATTGTGAAGTTCAAATTCGTGGTTGAGAAGCTCCAAAAGAGACTGATCTTGCTAGGGAGAAACAAAGAAGGGTGTGATTCTTCAAACTCAAGCTATGTGCCAGAGGACGTGAAGGAAGGACACTTCGCAGTGATTGCAGAGGGTGGTGGAGAGGAACAAAAGAGGTTCGTGCTGCCACTAAGCTGTTTAACAAACCCAACGTTTTTGAAGCTATTGGAGCAAGCAGAAGAAGAGTACGGCTTTGATCATGAGGGTGCAGTAACCATTCCTTGCAGGCCTTGTGAACTTGAGAGGATACTACTTGCTCACCAATGGCATCAAGAGGGAACTTGTAGAAAATCCTTGGtattttaa
- the LOC100785099 gene encoding ABC transporter family protein → MVSDASKKKAAQKKAAAAAKRGGKAAAASSKTTSSEKAADKLANGIGEIQISDRTCTGVLCSHPLSRDIRIESLSVTFHGHDLIVDSELELNYGRRYGLLGLNGCGKSTLLTAIGCRELPIPDHMDIYHLTREIEASDMSALEAVISCDEERLRLEKEAEALAAQDDGGGEALERIYERLEAIDASTAEKRAAEILFGLGFNKQMQAKKTRDFSGGWRMRIALARALFMNPTILLLDEPTNHLDLEACVWLEENLKKFERILVVVSHSQDFLNGVCTNIIHMQNKKLKLFTGNYDQYVQTRAELEENQMKQYKWEQEQIASMKEYIARFGHGSAKLARQAQSKEKTLAKMERGGLAEKVVRDKVLVFRFVDVGKLPPPVLQFVEVTFGYTPDNLIYKNLDFGVDLDSRIALVGPNGAGKSTLLKLMTGDLEPLDGMVRRHNHLRIAQYHQHLAEKLDLEMSALQYMIKEYPGNEEERMRAAIGKFGLSGKAQVMPMKNLSDGQRSRVIFAWLAYRQPHLLLLDEPTNHLDIETIDSLAEALNEWDGGMVLVSHDFRLINQVAHEIWVCADQAVTRWEGDIMDFKEHLRSKAGLSD, encoded by the exons atgGTGTCTGACGCGAGCAAGAAGAAGGCTGCGCAGAAGAAGGCGGCGGCAGCGGCCAAGAGAGGAGGCAAAGCAGCAGCTGCTTCGTCGAAAACGACGTCGTCGGAGAAGGCCGCCGACAAGCTTGCCAACGGAATTGGGGAAATTCAGATATCCGATCGAACCTGCACCGGTGTCCTCTGCTCGCATCCTCTTTCCAGGGATATTAGG ATAGAATCTCTGTCAGTTACTTTTCATGGACATGATTTGATAGTTGATTCCGAATTGGAGCTAAATTATGGAAG ACGTTATGGCTTGCTTGGATTAAATGGTTGTGGGAAGTCTACCCTGCTTACGGCTATAGGTTGTCGAGAGCTACCTATTCCAGACCACATGGATATTTATCACCTTACCAGGGAAATTGAAGCCTCTGACATGTCTGCATTGGAGGCTGTCATAAGCTGTGATGAGGAAAGGTTGAGATTGGAGAAAGAAGCTGAAGCTTTGGCAGCGCAG GATGATGGGGGTGGGGAAGCTCTTGAACGTATTTATGAACGATTGGAAGCCATTGATGCATCAACTGCAGAAAAGCGTGCTGCTGAAATTTTATTTGGTCTTGGTTTCAACAAGCAGATGCAAGCAAAGAAGACACGCGATTTCTCTGGTGGTTGGAGAATGAGGATTGCTTTAGCACGTGCTCTATTTATGAACCCTACCATCCTTTTACTTGATGAACCAACCAATCACCTTG ATTTGGAAGCTTGTGTGTGGCTCGAAGAGAATCTGAAGAAGTTTGAACGTATTCTGGTTGTGGTTTCACACTCACAGGATTTCCTTAATGGTGTCTGCACAAATATCATCCACATGCAAAACAAGAAGCTGAAACTCTTCACTGGTAATTATGATCAATATGTTCAGACACGTGCTGAACTGGAAGAGAACCAGATGAAGCAGTACAAATGGGAGCAGGAGCAAATTGCCTCGATGAAGGAATACATTGCCCGATTTGGTCATGGATCAGCAAAACTAGCCCGCCAAGCTCAGAGTAAAGAGAAAACTCTTGCAAAAATGGAGCGGGGTGGACTTGCAGAGAAGGTGGTAAGAGACAAAGTTTTGGTATTCCGCTTTGTTGATGTGGGAAAACTTCCCCCGCCTGTCCTCCAGTTTGTTGAGGTGACATTTGGGTACACTCCTGATAATCTGATCTACAAGAACCTTGACTTTGGGGTTGATTTAGACTCTAGGATTGCTCTGGTTGGACCCAATGGAGCTGGGAAGAGTACGTTACTGAAGCTAATGACTGGTGATTTGGAACCTCTAGATGGCATGGTTCGACGCCACAATCACCTTCGGATTGCACAATATCACCAGCACTTGGCTGAGAAGCTAGACTTGGAAATGTCTGCCCTCCAGTATATGATAAAAGAATACCCTGGAAACGAGGAGGAGAGGATGAGAGCAGCCATTGGGAAATTTGGACTGTCTGGCAAAGCGCAGGTCATGCCTATGAAGAATTTATCCGATGGGCAGAGGAGCCGTGTGATATTCGCATGGTTAGCTTATAGACAGCCTCACCTGCTACTTTTGGATGAGCCAACGAACCATTTGGATATAGAAACAATTGACTCATTGGCTGAGGCATTGAATGAATGGGATGGTGGCATGGTGCTTGTTAGCCATGATTTTAGGCTCATAAATCAGGTTGCCCATGAGATATGGGTGTGTGCTGATCAAGCTGTGACCAGATGGGAAGGTGACATTATGGATTTCAAGGAGCACCTAAGGTCAAAGGCGGGTTTATCTGACTGA
- the LOC100794794 gene encoding heavy metal-associated isoprenylated plant protein 3, which yields MVMVKGTMDVTALAKKLKEKFKRNVEVVPPKKEKEKGKEKESDEKGENGSAKKKKKGDNGHGGGKGNTDKDNESGGDNCQGKMDQNIVSYMVPAYGYGYGYGEYSNNYMGQYHPVSQMFSDENPYACHIM from the coding sequence ATGGTGATGGTGAAGGGAACGATGGATGTAACAGCTTTGGCAAAGAAGTTGAAGGAGAAGTTTAAGAGGAATGTTGAGGTGGTACCTCCcaagaaggagaaagagaaggggaaggaaaaggaaagTGATGAGAAAGGGGAGAATGGCTCtgccaagaagaagaaaaagggtgACAATGGCCATGGCGGCGGCAAAGGAAACACTGATAAGGATAATGAGAGTGGTGGTGATAATTGCCAGGGGAAAATGGACCAGAACATTGTCAGCTATATGGTACCTGCATATGGTTATGGTTATGGTTATGGTGAATACTCTAATAACTACATGGGGCAATATCATCCTGTGTCGCAGATGTTCAGCGACGAAAATCCCTATGCTTGTCACATTATGTGA
- the LOC121172717 gene encoding heavy metal-associated isoprenylated plant protein 3, with translation MGQKQTKKSDYGHKKNKEKDKGKKKEETTSSNPTTLVLKVDMHCEGCASRIVKCVCGFEALKLNILVEGVESLKPEIETGKLTVTGNVDPAKLRDKLARSGDDGSTEGDGALPMPGLQR, from the exons ATGGGTCAG AAGCAGACGAAGAAGAGTGATTATGGGCACAAGAAGAACAAGGAAAAGgacaaaggaaagaagaaagaggaaaCAACATCCTCAAATCCAACAACGTTAGTGTTAAAGGTGGACATGCATTGCGAAGGATGTGCTTCCAGAATCGTGAAATGCGTTTGCGGTTTCGAAG CGTTGAAATTAAACATTCTTGTTGAAGGCGTGGAGAGTTTGAAGCCGGAGATTGAGACCGGGAAGTTGACCGTCACCGGAAACGTTGACCCCGCCAAACTGAGGGACAAGCTCGCTC GCTCCGGTGACGACGGCAGTACTGAAGGTGACGGCGCTTTGCCCATGCCAGGGTTGCAGCGATAG